CACAATGTGGACATCATCCTCTGCTGGTTTAGGGGCATGCGAAATTAGTAAGTAGACTGATTAGCATGGCCTGTAAATCAGCACGGCGGCATGGGTTGGATGCGCCTGCCATGCCCGGGCGCACAGCATGAGCGACGATTCAGAGCGGCGGCTCAAGCTTGCGGCCATGGTTGTTGCCGGCTTGGACCCGGCGCACGTCTGGCCGACCTACTTTGGCGGGCGGCCCTTTTCCGATTTTGAGCTGCATGCCTACCTTCACGGCGCACTGTCTTTGCCCGAATTCGAACGGGGCTACAGTGCCGGCTCGGGGCCCGCAGCGGCGCAGCCGCCGGGCGAGGGACCCCGGCACGGGCGTGGACGTGCCGGCGAGGATGCGCTGGCCGGCCTGGGAGCTGCGGGCAGGTTCCTCCTGACGCCTGAAAGGGCGGAGGAGGAACGGCTCCAGTCCCTTCGGGAGACCGACCTGCTCCACGGAGGCACAGTGGAAATCTTTGACCAGGTTGTGGAAACCGCCAAGGACTATTTCGGCGTTGGCGCTGCGTCACTGTCCCTGATCGCCGAAAATACCCAGTTCCTCAAGTCCGTGGTGGGTCCCCTTCGCGAGGAGACGCCCCGGGAGGTCGCGCTGTGCACGCATACCGTGCGGCTGAACACGATGCTGATCATCAACGACACCCTCACCGATGACCGGTTCGCCACCAACCCGCTCGTCATCGGGGAACCCTTTATCCGGTTCTACGCCGGTTATCCCCTGCACGGGCCGCGCGGCTGGAACATCGGAACGCTGTGCGTCATCGACCAGCGCCCCCGGGCATTCAGCGCCTCGGACCAGCAAGTGCTCCGCACACTGGCCACCATCGTCCAGAACAACATCAACGCCCGCACTGACGCCGCAGGCTAGGATTCCCGGCCTGCTGACACCAGTTCGGGCCGGCGGTCCGGTGCCGGTGCGGAATTTCGCGCCGCTTCCGGAGATGAACGGACGACGGCGGGCTCCAGCCTTGTATTTGCCCAGCGGCGGACGGGCGCCTCCACCAGGCGGTGGGACGCATAGGCGAGCAGCACGGTTACCGCTGCGGCCAGCGGCACGCGGAACCACAGCGAGGGAACGAGCGGCATCAGCAGCAGGTAGACGGGCAGGTGCCAGAGGTAGAAGGCGTAGGAGAGGTCGCGGCCGGGACCGGCAAGCCACGGGTGGCTGAGGACACGGGCGGCGCAGCCCGCCGGCTGCAGGATGAGCGATCCG
The Arthrobacter sp. PGP41 genome window above contains:
- a CDS encoding GAF domain-containing protein; the protein is MSDDSERRLKLAAMVVAGLDPAHVWPTYFGGRPFSDFELHAYLHGALSLPEFERGYSAGSGPAAAQPPGEGPRHGRGRAGEDALAGLGAAGRFLLTPERAEEERLQSLRETDLLHGGTVEIFDQVVETAKDYFGVGAASLSLIAENTQFLKSVVGPLREETPREVALCTHTVRLNTMLIINDTLTDDRFATNPLVIGEPFIRFYAGYPLHGPRGWNIGTLCVIDQRPRAFSASDQQVLRTLATIVQNNINARTDAAG